One region of Bactrocera neohumeralis isolate Rockhampton chromosome 5, APGP_CSIRO_Bneo_wtdbg2-racon-allhic-juicebox.fasta_v2, whole genome shotgun sequence genomic DNA includes:
- the LOC126757926 gene encoding ADP-ribosylation factor-like protein 5B: MGLLISKLWSMFGNEEHKLVMVGLDNAGKTTILYQFLMNEVVHTSPTIGSNVEEVVWRNIHFLVWDLGGQQSLRAAWSTYYTNTEFIIMVIDSTDRERLAVTREELYRMLQHEDLCKASLLVYANKQDLKGAMSAAEISRQLDLTSIKKHQWHIQACCALTGEGLYQGLEWIVQRIKKK, translated from the exons AGCACAAATTAGTGATGGTTGGCTTGGATAATGCTGGCAAAACCACAATACTCTATCAATTCCTTATGAATGAAGTCGTACACACCAGCCCCACAATCGGCTCCAACGTGGAGGAGGTGGTGTGGCGGAATATACACTTTCTGGTGTGGGACCTGGGCGGACAGCAGAGTTTGCGCGCCGCCTGGAGCACTTATTATACAAACACAGAG TTTATTATTATGGTCATCGATTCGACGGATCGCGAACGCTTGGCTGTTACGCGCGAGGAACTGTATCGTATGCTGCAGCATGAAGACCTCTGCAAAGCCAGTCTATTAGTTTATGCAAATAAACAg GATCTCAAGGGTGCTATGTCAGCCGCGGAAATTTCACGTCAATTGGATTTAACCTCGATTAAGAAACATCAATGGCATATACAGGCGTGTTGCGCGCTCACCGGCGAGgg GCTTTATCAGGGGCTCGAGTGGATCGTGCAGCGCATCAAAAAGAAATGA